A stretch of Stigmatopora argus isolate UIUO_Sarg chromosome 22, RoL_Sarg_1.0, whole genome shotgun sequence DNA encodes these proteins:
- the LOC144068115 gene encoding alpha-1A adrenergic receptor-like, producing the protein MSLRANGSWSGWQAPPPDSNATGNGSKHAPPDLMRAVPVGVVLASFIAFAIVGNLLVILSVVCNRHLRTPTNYFIINLAIADLLLSTTVLPVSATLEILNYWVFGRIFCDIWAAVDVLCCTASIMSLCVISIDRYIGVRYPLQYPVIVTEKRALLAMLGVWILAIVISIGPLLGWKQPPSHDDTECVITEEPFYALFSSLGSFYIPLAVILAMYCRVYVVAKRTTKNLEAGVMKERQQDSNELTLRIHCRNQQIQDLCAGSKAGSAGRSTLTVKLLKFSREKKAAKTLGVVVGMFILCWLPFFLALPIISFNRNLRPPETFFNVIFWLGYFNSCLNPIIYPCYSREFKQAFGRILRCRWKRKRQGWQAYYNYRCQKGSNNSSYLNGSQQTLSSISHSPRCVAPKLLPPLRTSSSDNPGRNLLPGSSAGGRRLAPASQIIREAGGREMGVKK; encoded by the exons ATGAGCCTGCGGGCCAACGGCTCCTGGAGCGGCTGGCAGGCGCCTCCGCCGGACTCCAACGCCACGGGCAACGGCAGCAAGCACGCGCCGCCGGACCTGATGAGAGCGGTGCCGGTGGGCGTGGTGCTGGCTTCCTTCATCGCTTTCGCCATCGTGGGCAACCTGCTGGTCATTCTGTCGGTGGTGTGCAACCGCCACCTGCGGACGCCCACCAACTACTTCATCATCAACCTGGCCATCGCCGACCTGCTGCTCAGCAccaccgtgcttcccgtgtcCGCCACGCTAGAG ATTCTGAACTACTGGGTCTTCGGTCGCATTTTCTGCGACATTTGGGCGGCGGTGGACGTCCTGTGCTGCACGGCCTCCATCATGTCGCTGTGCGTCATTTCCATCGACCGCTACATCGGCGTTCGCTATCCGCTGCAGTACCCGGTCATCGTGACGGAGAAACGTGCGCTGCTCGCCATGTTGGGCGTCTGGATCCTGGCCATCGTCATCTCCATTGGCCCGCTGCTGGGCTGGAAGCAACCGCCCTCGCAC GACGACACGGAGTGCGTGATCACCGAGGAGCCCTTCTACGCCCTCTTCTCCTCACTTGGATCCTTCTACATCCCCCTGGCCGTCATCCTGGCCATGTACTGCCGCGTCTACGTGGTGGCCAAGCGCACCACCAAGAACCTGGAGGCCGGCGTGATGAAGGAGCGGCAGCAAGACTCCAACGAGCTGACCCTGAGGATCCACTGCCGGAATCAGCAGATCCAGGATCTGTGCGCCGGCTCCAAGGCCGGCTCGGCCGGGCGCAGCACGCTGACCGTCAAGCTGCTCAAATTCTCCAGGGAGAAGAAAGCGGCCAAGACGCTGGGCGTGGTGGTGGGAATGTTCATCCTCTGCTGGTTGCCCTTCTTCCTGGCTCTTCCCATTA TTTCTTTTAACAGAAACCTGCGTCCCCCCGAAACTTTCTTCAACGTCATTTTCTGGCTGGGCTACTTCAACAGCTGTCTGAATCCCATCATCTACCCATGCTATAGCCGTgagtttaagcag GCCTTCGGGCGGATCCTACGCTGCCGTTGGAAGCGGAAAAGACAAGGCTGGCAGGCGTACTACAACTACCGATGCCAGAAAGGGTCCAACAACTCCTCCTACCTGAACGGCAGCCAGCAGACGCTGTCCTCCATCAGCCACAGCCCTCGGTGCGTGGCCCCCAAGCTGCTCCCGCCGCTTCGGACGTCCTCCTCGGACAACCCCGGCCGTAACCTCCTCCCGGGATCGAGCGCGGGAGGACGGCGGCTCGCCCCGGCGTCCCAGATCATCCGGGAAGCTGGCGGGCGAGAAATGGGGGTGAAAAAATAG